In a single window of the Dreissena polymorpha isolate Duluth1 chromosome 3, UMN_Dpol_1.0, whole genome shotgun sequence genome:
- the LOC127871898 gene encoding uncharacterized protein LOC127871898 yields the protein MANRLLRQLALIACISHVNAACADIDVTACRQQAAADPNMCQDPVLSTTACPNYCKKCPLTCYHCQTTGQNNAPCTTQKTCAAGEQCVYRELTDILTGSIEHISTCASNKVCSGQEVLQVVFGRRNINTRNVAIVCCSSDLCNAAPTTTTSIRTTTTTTPTPTCDTSNKYHRLSYDNTRFCIKIHYEPLEWGAARHCVHVRARRSRSLG from the exons ATGGCAAATAGACTTTTAC GACAACTAGCATTGATTGCATGCATCAGCCACGTGAACGCAGCGTGCGCTGACATTGACGTCACTGCGTGCCGTCAACAAGCCGCGGCCGACCCGAACATGTGCCAAGATCCAGTGTTGAGCACCACTGCGTGTCCCAACTATTGCAAAAAGTGTC CCTTGACGTGCTACCATTGTCAGACAACCGGACAAAACAATGCACCGTGCACAACACAGAAAACATGCGCGGCAGGCGAG CAATGCGTATACAGAGAGCTTACAGACATACTCACGGGATCAATAGAACACATATCAACGTGTGCCAGTAACAAG GTGTGTTCCGGTCAAGAAGTGCTGCAAGTTGTTTTTGGTCGTCGAAACATCAATACCAGAAACGTTGCAATCGTTTGCTGCTCGTCTGATTTATGTAACGCAgcacccaccaccaccacgtcgATAA GGACGACCACGACAACAACACCTACGCCCACTTGCGACACGAGTAACAAGTATCATCGATTGTCATATGACAACACACGTTTCTGTATTAAAATACATTATGAGCCCTTGGAATGGGGCGCTGCTCGCCACTGTGTGCATGTCCGAGCACGCAGATCTCGTAGTCTTGGATAG